The following nucleotide sequence is from Peribacillus sp. ACCC06369.
ATTCATGACTTCTCGAGTATGGGTCAAATTCTTTTCGCGTATTTCGGCAACAACTTCATCTCTAGTTAAAGTGGTGCAAGTGCATATGGATTCCTTTTGATTTGACTTGCTGAAATCATCGCCCAATGTAAGCTCCAGAATATCACCGACTAACGGCTTGCAACCCCCACATGATCTTGAAGCATTTGTGCAGCTTTTTACCTCATCAATACTTGTTAACCCTTTAGATTCGATAGCCGATACAATATCGCCCTTCGTTACACCATTACAGCCACAGATAATTTCTTCGTTTGACATCGCACTGACAAGACTAACACTGAGTTCTTCACTCGTTCCAGCTATTAAATATTCGGAAACTTCGGCATTTTTATTGATCATGCTCAAAAGGTTATTGCTTTCCTTTGTATCCCCAAATAATACCGCACCAGAAATTTTTCCATTTCGGATCATTACTTTTTTGTAAGTACCGTTCCATTCATTAAATTCCTTGATTGATTTGGCTTTTTCATCCTCGAAAATTTCCCCCGCCGAAAATACATCAACACCAGATACTTTTAACTTGGTAGACAGTACTGAACCCTCGTAAGCTTCGCCTTTAAGCCCGCAAATCCTTTTCGCTAACACTTTGCCCTGTTCATAAAGGGGAGCGACCAATCCATACACCATCTCACGGTGTTCCGCACATTCACCAACGGCATAAATATTCGGGATTCCAGTCTCCATATAATCGTTCACAATAATTCCTCGATTGACAGGGATGCCGCTATTTTTGGCCAATTGAATATTTGGTTTGATTCCAACTGCCATGACCACTAAATCGGCGCTGATTTCCTCACCATCGCTAAAGCGTAATCCTTTTACATCAGTCTCACCAAAAATCTCCTGCGTTTGTTTACCAAGATAAAAATTCATTCCCTGGCTTTCAAGTTCCTTTTGCAACATTTTTCCTGCTGTTGGATCGAGCTGCCTATCCATCAAATATTCCGCAAGATGAATGACATCAACCTGCATACCTAGATTCAAAAGGCCTCTAGCTGCTTCAAGACCCAATAACCCTCCACCAATGACTGCTGCCTTTTTATTATTTTTTGAATATTCAATCATTTTTTCACAATCTTCTATATTTCGAAAAGCTGTCACTCCTTTTTTATCCGCCCCATTTATCGGTAGAATGAAAGGAATTGATCCGGTAGCTAAAATTAACTGATCATATTCGACTTTACGATTTCCATCTGAATATATGATTTGTTTTATTGTGTCGATATTCGTTACTGTTTCACCTGAAAACAGTGTAATATTGTTATCTTTGTACCAGTTCCAATCATTTATTGTAATATCATCTATCGACGTAGCACCTTGCAATACATTCGATAGTTGGATTCGATTGTAATTCGGATGTGGCTCACTTCCGAAGATAGTAACTTCATACCTTTCCGGTTGAATTTTCATAATTTCTTCTATACATCTAACTCCTGCCATGCCATTCCCAATTAGTACCAATTTTTGCTTCGTCATGTATTGTCCTCCAATAAGATTTTTTTGAAAGGATTATGTATTTGATTATAGGTGACGGCAATATTTATAACAACAATTGTGTTACATAATCTAACATGATTTTTGAAAATTAATAATTAATGTTAGTTTTTATTACAAATATTCAGAAAATTAGGATATAATATCATTATTGATCTAGCCTAAATCAAAAATGAGGTGATTTTCATCGTTCAGCCACAAAAAGATTCTTATATTGACAGAAAAGTAATTTCCATAGGAGTAGTAAGAGAATTAACCGGTCTATCAGATAGACAAATTCGGTATTACGAAGAAAGAAAACTCGTTTTCCCCGAAAGGTCTAAAGGAGGTAGCCGTAAATACTCCTTTTCCGATGTCAAGGCATTAGTGGAAATCGCAGATAAAATAGAGGATGGAGTACAAACCAATGAAATTAGACAGGAAAAAATAAAGGAAAATAGAAAAATCGAACAGGAAAAAATGCGAAAGAAAATGCTGCAAGGTCAATTAAATGCACACTTTGGCACACGTAATTGATTTATGCTAGCGCTCCGGAAATATTAGCCGATCCAATACGGTTTTTATAACCGTCAATAGTTAGACTTCCATAAACCCATACAGTACGACTGGACATGATATCATGTCCAGTTTTCAATTTTCATTGCAGTTGAACCATTCCCCTTTTTTGGATTAAAGAAGGGAAACTCAAACCCAAAAAAGGGACTATAAATACAGGACAGGGATCCCTTACAATTAAAGGGGAATTGACTAAATGCAAAATAACAAATATCCACTAATCATTCCACTTCTATGCAAACTCCTTATCTTCTTTCTTCTCTGAAAACCATGATAATTTATCGGATAACTTCACCACTTCTCCTATTACAATCATTGCGGGATTAGCGACCTGCTCTTGTTTAACAAGCTCCACAATTGTATCGATTGTGCCTATAACAGTTCGTTGAAAACCTGTCGTTCCCTGTTCAATGACAGCTATAGCAGTTTGAGGGTCCTTTCCGCAGGATCGTAATTGGTTACATATATAAGGAAGGTTTTTAATACCCATATAAATAGCAATGGTGTCAACACCATTAGCCAAATGATTCCAGTGGATGTTATCAGGTTTACCAGTCACGCAGTGTCCCGAGACAATTGCGAAGGTACTCCCCCAATCCCTATGTGTCACGGGAATTCCTGCATAAGCTGGAGCAGCAATTCCAGATGTGATACCAGGAACTATTTCAAATTGAATTCCGTGCTTTACTAGCTCTTCTGCCTCCTCGCCGCCTCGTCCAAAGATGAAAGGATCTCCCCCTTTTAGCCGAACGACCGTTTTTCCTTCCATTGATTTACTAATTAACATTTGGTGAATGTCCCCTTGAGAGACACAATGGTTTCCAGGTGCTTTACCACAATAAATGAATTCAGCTTCGGCCTTCCCGTATAACAGCAATTCACGATTTACCAATCGATCATACATGATAACATCTGCTTGTTTGATACATTTGGTTGCTTTGACAGTAATTAAGTCCGGATCACCGGGTCCAGCTCCAACAATATAGACCTTACCTTTTCCCATCCTTTTTCCCCTTTTTTGATAGTCATGAATAAGCGCCTTTTTCCTTAAAACTTCATTGGTATGGAATACAGTCCGCTTAGGCTCTATCTTATTAGATTTTGATTAAACTAGATTTTGATAATTGATTATGTTGAATGGGAAGTAATCTCCCTTTAATTGGACATTATCTCAACTATGGGATTTACTTTTACGGCACTTACTTTAAAACCTGGCATTTTGCATGTCGGGTCTAACTCCTGTGAAACGAGGAGATTGACATTTTGTGAGTCTGCCCAATGAAAAGGAACGAATATAGTATCTTGACGAATAGTTTCTGACCATTTACTTCTTACAACGATACTTCCCCGCCTTGATTCAATTTTTACCAACGTAGTATCTGGAATATGATATTTCTTGGCTGTTTCAGGATGAATTTCCATATATGATTCAAAATTTCTTGCTGCTAATGATGAGCTTTTTCTCGTTTGCACTCCTGTTAAATAATGTGACATGATTCTTCCTGTTGTTAAATAAAGTGGAAACTCCGTACATGGCTGTTCTTTTGGAACAATAGGCACATTATTAACCACAACCATATCTGCCTTTCCATCCGGATGGGCAAAAGAAGTTTCGAACAACCTTTTTGTCCCATTATGGTCAAGGGTTGGGCATGGCCACAAAATGCCTCCTTCTTTTCTTAGACGCTCATAGGTTATCCCATAATAATCAGCAGTTCCCCCGCGGCTTGCCACTCTTAATTCATTGAAAATCTCATTTGCAGATTGAAAGGAAAAATGCTCCCCTTTTCCAAGTGCTTTTGCTATATCACAAATTATCTGCCAATCATGCTTGACTTCACCGGGTTTTGAAAAACTTGCTTCCCGCAATGTTACCCGTCCCTCTAAATTTGTCATCGTTCCTACATCCTCTAAATAAGACGAAGTAGGTAAAATTAAATCAGCCATTCTAGCAGTTTCTGAAACAAACATATCTACTGCTACAAGAAACTTTAATTTCTTCAAAGCCTTTTTGACAAAGTTTGCATTGGGATTGGAAACAACTGGATTAGAACACATTAAAAACATGCCGGTTATTTCACCTTCATTTATTTTCTCTATCATTTCATATGCTGAGACACCTTTACGTGGCAAATCAGCCTCATCGATTCCCCATATTCGTGCAATATGTAATCTGTGTTCCTCATTTTCGATCATACGATAACCCGGAAGTTGGTCTGCCTTTTGCCCATGCTCTCTTGCCCCCTGCCCATTTCCCTGTCCAGTAATTGCTCCATAGCCCGAATTCACTTTTCCGATTTTACCTGTAGTGATGAGAATATTAAGAAAATTCCGAACGGCGGCAGAACCATCCGTTTGCTGCTCAACACCCCTTGCTGTAAAAATCATACCTGATTCTTCTTTCCCGAACATTGTAGCCGCTTTCCGGATTTGGTCGCTTGGAACCCCAGTCATCTCTGAAATTTCTTCCAACTCTAAAGATGAAACATACTCTTTAACTTCATCAAAGCCATTTGCACGTTCCCGAATAAATGTTTCATCAGTAAAACCCTCTTCGATAATTACTTTCAATAATCCGTTTGCCAAGGCGGCATCCATCCCTGGTTTTACTTTTAGATGTAAGTCAGCCAGTTTCGTTGTTGCTGTTTCTCGGGGATCCACAGCAATTATATACGCCCCGTTTTCTTTTGCTTTCTCAAAGTACGGCATGATTGTTGGCTGGCATTCCGCAATATTTGTGCCTGCCAAAATAATACACTTTGTGAACGGAACCTCTGACAAGCTGTTCGTTAGGCCCCTATCCATACCAAATGTTTGGCTTGCTGCCGAAGCAGCTGCGGACATGCACAAACGCCCATTATAATCTATATACTTTGTTTTTAAAGCTACTCTTGCAAATTTTCCAAGCAAGTATGCTTCTTCATTCGATATGGAGGCACTCCCGTAAACAGATAATGCATTTATACCATCCTCCGTTTGAATCTTAGCGAAATTCTCCTTAATGTGGTTTAATGCTTCCTCCCAAGAAATGCGAACAAATTCCCCATCTTTTTTTAATAATGGGTATTTAATTCGATCGTTATGCAAAGCATGTTGGTGTGCATTCATACCTTTAATGCATAAGCGCCCCTCTGAGGTTGGATTATCTTTTCCGATCGTCATATACTTTTTTCTTGTGACTATTGTTTGTTCCAAAAGCTGCATCTTACATTGCATGCTGCAAAATGGACATTGTGTATCATACCTTTTTTCTGATTGGACCTCCTGTTGCTTCATGCGGAAATACTTTAATAATATTTCAGTCAAGCCCCTCACCCTTTGCTCATGGATTTCTTTGGATCGTATTCATGTTACAAGCATTTACTCGTATCTCTTAGAAGCATCAAAAGGTACTTGCCACTTTAGTTCTTTCTCTGAGCTACGCCATTTCCAATCGTTGAGATAGTTGCTGACTAAGTTCCTTATCAAACAATACTTCCCTTACATGAATTAAACCCACTCGTTCAATCCATTGCCAAGTCCTTTCTAAGTAATTAGCCGTTTCACGATAATATTGAATAAAGCCGATGATGATTTCAATTGCTTCTTCATTTGTCCCGGCTACACATAATAGTTCGCCGGCACGCACATTACGCCCGCTGCTTCCCCCTACATAGATTTCCCAGCCCCTGTCAACACCCATAACACCTATATCTTTCGTTGTTGATCCTGCACCATTGTGCATACAAGCAGATATGCCCATCTTAATGCGGTAAGGTGTTAAAAGATGCTCAAATCTTTTTTCCAGGTCTACAGCAAGTGAAAGGGATTGCTGTTTGTCACATTGGCAAACATGTTCCCCGATACATGTTTTGACGTTTTGAACGGTATTGCCATATTTCGAACTTAATGGCATGTCTAAATCAGCCCAAACACCTGGGAGATCTTCTTTTTTCACACCCATTAAATGAATCCTTTGTTCACTTGTTATTGCCACCTGCGATATATCATATTTATCAGCAACATTTGCAATTTTTCGCAAGTCTTTCGCATTCGTCATACCGCCGTACATTTGTGGGATAACAGAGTAATGGTTATTGCTTTGAACTGTTGCATTCTTTTGGTCGTTTATGAAAAGAGTTTTCTGTCTGGTCTCATACTCTGGATGAATCATTCCTAAATAATAGCTCAGGGCTGGCCTGCATATTGAACAACCTTCGTTATTTCCCCATTCCAGAACATCCATCACAGCTTGAACAGATGTTAAGTCTTGGAGCTGCATTTGATACACGACTTCATCTTCCGTTAATGTCGTACATGGGCACATTACCTTTTGTACATTAGCCTCATCAGAAAGATTACTTTGAATATATGCCAAAAGCTCGGTCACTGCCGGCTTACACCCACCGCAAGAACCGGAAGCCTTTGTACATTGTTTTACTTGTTCCACTGTTGTTAATCCTTTATTTTGAACGGCATCAATAATTGCCCCTTTTGAAACAGCGTTACAATGGCAAATGATATCATGATTTGCCATTGAAGCGATTAGTCCCTCAGTCGTACCAGGTGTTTGGAACAATGCACCCTTTTCCTCCGATGATACTTCTTGTCTCTTTAAAATCATATCAAGTAATCGTGTGCTGGCCTTTGTATCTCCATACAGCACAGCACCGATGATTTTTCTTCCTTGAAAGACCACCTTTTTATAAATACCATCTAATTCATCAAAGGTTGTGATTGATTTCGTTGTTTCATCACCTAGGAAATCTCCAACAGAGAATAACTCAACACCTGATACTTTCAACTGGGTCGAAAGAACAGAACCTTGGTATCCCTGGCATTTCATCTCACAAATGTGCTTTGCCAGCACTTCCCCCTGTTCATATAGAGGTTTCACCAGTCCATAGACAATGCCTTGATGTTCAGCACATTCACCAACCGCATAAATATTAGCGACGCTAGTTTCTAAATAGTCGTTTACAATAATGGCACGATTTATATCAATTCCGCTTTCTTTGGCCAACTGAATATTCGGTCTGACTCCCGCAGCCATAACGACTAAATCGGCTTCCAGCTCCGTTCCATCCTTAAAACGGACACGTTCTACACGCTCGTTACCGATTATCTCCTGTGTTTCCTTTTGTAAAAGAAAGTGCATTCCCTGGTTTTCCAACTCTTTTTGCAGCAAAATGGATGCCGTTGAATCAAGCTGCCTTTCCATTAAGTGTTCAGCAATATGAACAACATTCACTTCCATGCCAAGGTTTAACAGCCCTCTCGCTGCTTCTAAACCTAATAAACCGCCTCCAATGACGACTGCCTTTTTATACTTCCGTGAATTTTCAATCATCTTTTGGCAATCTTCAATCGTCCGAAATGCAATAACCCCTTCTTTATCAACACCGGTAACAGGAAGAATAAATGGGACAGAACCTGTAGCAATTATGAGCTTATCGTAGTAAACTTCCCTTCTTTTGTCTGTTTTTATCTTTTGAGTTTCTTTATCGATTTTCACGACCGTTTCACCCGTGAACAATTGGATATTATGCTTCGTATACCAGTTTCGTTCATTTATCGCGATATCTTCAAACGAATTGTTTCCTTGAAGCACAGTCGACAATAAGATTCGATTATAGTTAACGTGTGGTTCACTTCCGAAAATAGTAATCTCGAAAGCATTTGGATCATTCATTATGATCGCCTCAACGCATCGTAATCCCGCCATTCCGTTCCCAATTAAGACCAGTTTTTGTTTATACATTTTATCCCCCCAAAAAACAAGTAATGAAATAAGCCAATAAAAGTAGTAAACATGGTTCTAAATCTTAACTGAATTCTTTCCGAGTACCCACGTTTTTCTCCATGAAAGCTGAGCTAGAACCAGGATTAGTAACGCCACGATTCCAATTACGGAAAATACTAAAAATCCTGTAGCGTATGTCCCAGTTATCTGTTTCAACGTTCCTAGTATGTTTGGAACCAAGAATCCGCCAACGCCTCCGGCAGCTCCTACAATTCCTGTAATGAAACCAATTTCTTTAGAAAATCGCTGTGGAACTAACTGAAAGACAGCCCCGTTACCCATACCGAGAAATAACATTCCGATAAACAGTAAAATCGTAACGGTAGAAAAAGAATAAAGAAAACTAATACCGAACATACATAATGTTAGTCCAATAAATAAAAACATTAGCAGTTTAACTCCACCTATTTTATCGGCAATAAAGCCTCCGACGGGACGAAAGAAACTTCCGGCGATGACACATAATGTAACAAATTCCCCTGCCCTTATTCGTGTTAACCCATATTCATCAACAAAAAAGATGCTTAAAAAGCTAGTGAACCCAACAAATCCCCCAAAAGTCACACTGTAGAGAATACAGAAATACCATGTATCTGCTATTTTAAATACTGTGAAATATTCCTTGAGCGGTTTTGCAGGCGGTTGAGATGGTGCGTCTTTTGCGATTAAAATATAAATGACAAACACGATGGTTAATGGAATCAAAGCTAACCCCATAACATTATGCCAGCCAATTGACTCTGCGATACGCGGTCCAAACAGGGTCGCAAACAGAGTTCCGCTGTTACCGGCTCCCGCAATGCCCATCGCAAGACCCTGCAAATGAGGGGGATACCAGCGACTAGCCATTGGAAGTGCTGCAGCAAAGCTTGCACCAGCCACTCCTAGCAAAATCCCAATTAAATAGAGCTCCGCTAAACTTTCTCCGAATAACCATCCCCAAAAAAGTGGAATCATCGTAACAAGCATCCCGCCGATCGAGGTTTTCCGTGGACCGATGCGATCAGTCAAAAAACCAAGAACGAGCCGGAAAAACGAGCCTCCCAAAATCGGAATAGCTACAATCAAACCTTTTTCAGCTGGCGAAAGACCGAAATCCTTTGTAATATAGACACCGAGCGCACCCAATAATACCCAAATCATAAAACTAATATCAAAATAAAGGAATGAAGCTAATAATGACGGTGCATGACCGCTTTTTTTCAATTCAGTTATTTTCATTTTCATCTCTCCTATACTTTATTAATTGAATATTCGTTTATTTTACTCTTATAAAAGCGAGAATTCTTTGTTTATGTGAGAAAACATTACACACTTTTTTTGAAAGTTATAAAATTTGAGTACTTTATATTGGTTATTTGTTAAAATTTTAATAATTTCAATTAGGTTTTCTTCTATAAACATAACTCCGCCATAGGAATTGAATGATATTCGGGTTTCTAAGGTGATATAAAGTCACAAGCTTTAAGTATTTTCCAGTGAAAGACGAGATACACCAAACGAATACTCCAATAAGTTTTTTCGTAATATTCTCCTTACAAAAAAAAGAGAAGAGAAGCCTAATGCACAGGCTTCTCTTCGTTACAAACTCCTCATTCTTAAATCGCAAACATTACATATGTACAAGATTTAGCAATCATAAGCACATCTCATTGTTGAATTACCCTCAAATGATGACCATCATCATTTAACGGCGGGTTCTTCCCACGGCACGAAACAAGGACCTCCTTCATATGATGTGTTATGAGCGGCATGTAGATATTTAATAATCAGATTATATCCGAGGAAAGGTTGGGTGCAATAATATGAAGCAAAATTCAATTCATAACATTCCATTTCAAAATCTTCAAGAAAAAAACATGTCATTCGAAGAGGTATTCGTTCATATTGTAGAATTCATGAAATTAAATCCATCCGGTAACTTTCGATTAATGGTTGGTACAGATTCCCAAGTACATAAAAAACATACGGTTTTCATTACAGGCATCGTAATACGGCAGGTCGGGAATGGTGTATGGGGTTGTATAAGGAAAGTGATGATCCCTAGAAGGATGCTGCATTTACATGAGCGAATTTCCAAAGAATTGTCGTTAACTGAGGAGATTGTATCCATGTTTACGGAGGAAAGGAAAAATCAGTTAATCGATATTGTCTTGCCTGCCGTATATCAAGGGGCAACGTTCATCATGGAAGGCCATATTGATATAGGGATTGGAAAGCGGAACAAAACCAGTGAGTTTGTAAATGA
It contains:
- the nirB gene encoding nitrite reductase large subunit NirB, with protein sequence MTKQKLVLIGNGMAGVRCIEEIMKIQPERYEVTIFGSEPHPNYNRIQLSNVLQGATSIDDITINDWNWYKDNNITLFSGETVTNIDTIKQIIYSDGNRKVEYDQLILATGSIPFILPINGADKKGVTAFRNIEDCEKMIEYSKNNKKAAVIGGGLLGLEAARGLLNLGMQVDVIHLAEYLMDRQLDPTAGKMLQKELESQGMNFYLGKQTQEIFGETDVKGLRFSDGEEISADLVVMAVGIKPNIQLAKNSGIPVNRGIIVNDYMETGIPNIYAVGECAEHREMVYGLVAPLYEQGKVLAKRICGLKGEAYEGSVLSTKLKVSGVDVFSAGEIFEDEKAKSIKEFNEWNGTYKKVMIRNGKISGAVLFGDTKESNNLLSMINKNAEVSEYLIAGTSEELSVSLVSAMSNEEIICGCNGVTKGDIVSAIESKGLTSIDEVKSCTNASRSCGGCKPLVGDILELTLGDDFSKSNQKESICTCTTLTRDEVVAEIREKNLTHTREVMNVLGWNTSDGCSKCKPALNYYLGMIHPVEYEDEKESRYVNERLHANIQKDGTFSVVPRMYGGVTNPDQLRKIANVADKYNVKLLKVTGGQRIDLFGVEKDDLPSVWADLDMPSGYAYGKTLRTVKTCVGENFCRFGTQDSIGLGIALEKKFERVGTPHKVKMAVSACPRNCAESGIKDLGVVGVDGAWEIYIGGNGGTHLRAAELLCKVKTSDEVIEITGAYIQHYRETANYLERTSVWVERVGFDTIKAVIGDKQKRIELNQRLNEALSVLQEPWKEIIESNAIQTDLFQKVKIPVISNK
- a CDS encoding MerR family transcriptional regulator is translated as MIFIVQPQKDSYIDRKVISIGVVRELTGLSDRQIRYYEERKLVFPERSKGGSRKYSFSDVKALVEIADKIEDGVQTNEIRQEKIKENRKIEQEKMRKKMLQGQLNAHFGTRN
- the cobA gene encoding uroporphyrinogen-III C-methyltransferase; translation: MGKGKVYIVGAGPGDPDLITVKATKCIKQADVIMYDRLVNRELLLYGKAEAEFIYCGKAPGNHCVSQGDIHQMLISKSMEGKTVVRLKGGDPFIFGRGGEEAEELVKHGIQFEIVPGITSGIAAPAYAGIPVTHRDWGSTFAIVSGHCVTGKPDNIHWNHLANGVDTIAIYMGIKNLPYICNQLRSCGKDPQTAIAVIEQGTTGFQRTVIGTIDTIVELVKQEQVANPAMIVIGEVVKLSDKLSWFSEKKEDKEFA
- a CDS encoding molybdopterin oxidoreductase family protein, which translates into the protein MTEILLKYFRMKQQEVQSEKRYDTQCPFCSMQCKMQLLEQTIVTRKKYMTIGKDNPTSEGRLCIKGMNAHQHALHNDRIKYPLLKKDGEFVRISWEEALNHIKENFAKIQTEDGINALSVYGSASISNEEAYLLGKFARVALKTKYIDYNGRLCMSAAASAASQTFGMDRGLTNSLSEVPFTKCIILAGTNIAECQPTIMPYFEKAKENGAYIIAVDPRETATTKLADLHLKVKPGMDAALANGLLKVIIEEGFTDETFIRERANGFDEVKEYVSSLELEEISEMTGVPSDQIRKAATMFGKEESGMIFTARGVEQQTDGSAAVRNFLNILITTGKIGKVNSGYGAITGQGNGQGAREHGQKADQLPGYRMIENEEHRLHIARIWGIDEADLPRKGVSAYEMIEKINEGEITGMFLMCSNPVVSNPNANFVKKALKKLKFLVAVDMFVSETARMADLILPTSSYLEDVGTMTNLEGRVTLREASFSKPGEVKHDWQIICDIAKALGKGEHFSFQSANEIFNELRVASRGGTADYYGITYERLRKEGGILWPCPTLDHNGTKRLFETSFAHPDGKADMVVVNNVPIVPKEQPCTEFPLYLTTGRIMSHYLTGVQTRKSSSLAARNFESYMEIHPETAKKYHIPDTTLVKIESRRGSIVVRSKWSETIRQDTIFVPFHWADSQNVNLLVSQELDPTCKMPGFKVSAVKVNPIVEIMSN
- the nirB gene encoding nitrite reductase large subunit NirB, whose amino-acid sequence is MYKQKLVLIGNGMAGLRCVEAIIMNDPNAFEITIFGSEPHVNYNRILLSTVLQGNNSFEDIAINERNWYTKHNIQLFTGETVVKIDKETQKIKTDKRREVYYDKLIIATGSVPFILPVTGVDKEGVIAFRTIEDCQKMIENSRKYKKAVVIGGGLLGLEAARGLLNLGMEVNVVHIAEHLMERQLDSTASILLQKELENQGMHFLLQKETQEIIGNERVERVRFKDGTELEADLVVMAAGVRPNIQLAKESGIDINRAIIVNDYLETSVANIYAVGECAEHQGIVYGLVKPLYEQGEVLAKHICEMKCQGYQGSVLSTQLKVSGVELFSVGDFLGDETTKSITTFDELDGIYKKVVFQGRKIIGAVLYGDTKASTRLLDMILKRQEVSSEEKGALFQTPGTTEGLIASMANHDIICHCNAVSKGAIIDAVQNKGLTTVEQVKQCTKASGSCGGCKPAVTELLAYIQSNLSDEANVQKVMCPCTTLTEDEVVYQMQLQDLTSVQAVMDVLEWGNNEGCSICRPALSYYLGMIHPEYETRQKTLFINDQKNATVQSNNHYSVIPQMYGGMTNAKDLRKIANVADKYDISQVAITSEQRIHLMGVKKEDLPGVWADLDMPLSSKYGNTVQNVKTCIGEHVCQCDKQQSLSLAVDLEKRFEHLLTPYRIKMGISACMHNGAGSTTKDIGVMGVDRGWEIYVGGSSGRNVRAGELLCVAGTNEEAIEIIIGFIQYYRETANYLERTWQWIERVGLIHVREVLFDKELSQQLSQRLEMA
- a CDS encoding nitrate/nitrite transporter: MKITELKKSGHAPSLLASFLYFDISFMIWVLLGALGVYITKDFGLSPAEKGLIVAIPILGGSFFRLVLGFLTDRIGPRKTSIGGMLVTMIPLFWGWLFGESLAELYLIGILLGVAGASFAAALPMASRWYPPHLQGLAMGIAGAGNSGTLFATLFGPRIAESIGWHNVMGLALIPLTIVFVIYILIAKDAPSQPPAKPLKEYFTVFKIADTWYFCILYSVTFGGFVGFTSFLSIFFVDEYGLTRIRAGEFVTLCVIAGSFFRPVGGFIADKIGGVKLLMFLFIGLTLCMFGISFLYSFSTVTILLFIGMLFLGMGNGAVFQLVPQRFSKEIGFITGIVGAAGGVGGFLVPNILGTLKQITGTYATGFLVFSVIGIVALLILVLAQLSWRKTWVLGKNSVKI
- a CDS encoding ribonuclease H-like YkuK family protein — its product is MKQNSIHNIPFQNLQEKNMSFEEVFVHIVEFMKLNPSGNFRLMVGTDSQVHKKHTVFITGIVIRQVGNGVWGCIRKVMIPRRMLHLHERISKELSLTEEIVSMFTEERKNQLIDIVLPAVYQGATFIMEGHIDIGIGKRNKTSEFVNEMVARMESMGVEPKIKPNAFVASSYANRYTKQE